The Ziziphus jujuba cultivar Dongzao chromosome 12, ASM3175591v1 sequence GCTATACTGCTTTAAGCACCAGCAACAGATGAGAGGAGGAAAACCAACCTGATCAAACCTGTAAATTCAACGAAAAGTTCATATTCACACCCAAAAAACTCCTCCACCTTCTCCTTCAACCTCTCTGCCAAAAAAAGTTTCTAAGTTATTAAAATTCGGAAGTAAATAATCAACTAAAGGGATTGATGgggtattaaattattaatctaTATAGTTTCAGCTGACCTCTGATGGGAACAAAGGGCATGAGGAGGTGAGCAGAATTGGTAGCAATAAGATGGGTTAGAGTTGTAGAGAAGACGTTGGGTCTGTAACCCACTGTGCTACAGCTCTTGTGGATAAATTCCAGTtcctaagaagaaaaaaaatacccaCTTACCTCATAACCATAAATCCaccattttttaatatgtaagaCAAAACCAGAAAGATTTgaagaagaatgaagaagaaaaacctTGCATTCATGGGGAGAGAGGAATTGGTGGAGGATCAGACGTGGGTGTTGTGCCCCTGACATTCCTTCGCTATTGCATTCCAATGTCTGCCGTGCTCTCAATTTCCAAGTGAGAAGAAGCTGTTAGGTGGGCTTGGAAAAGCCCATACTTTTAGGTGGGCTCTAAAACAAAGCCCTTAGCCCAACCCATTTTAGTTCAAacaataaaaaggaaagaaaaaccgACCACCTTGGAAGTAACGgctacttttatttttggaaggTATTATCCAAAACTCTGTAATAAGCTTGTAATTTATCTCTGTGCTAATGTAACTTGTAGATGTAGTGATATCCTTTTGTAAAGCATTTTGTGGTCACAAAATATTGCAAAGttaatcattttgaaaaatattaccTGTCATCGCCAATGGAAAGttaatcattttgaaaaatattatccgTCATTGGTAAAGATATTATCTGTCATTACCAATGATCATCATCAATCAAGTCTAACAATTTAAACCTCTATCTAAAAAGTTCACATTTCCAAATTAAAGATTTagaataaattaatacataattaaatgctacgttaaataaacaatttttccaCTTATGACCTTATTATCAGGGGGCTATGTTATGCAGTCGACTGGCTTTGGTTTATGACACTTCtgccaattaaaaaaatatctctATGCCCAAATGGATGTAACATGCATCTCTggaaaaaatattttccttcattgtTAGACAACTTACTGCCCTATCCTATTAAACTAAACTTCAGAGGAGGGTACAAAAGGATAGACTCGGTAGAGAAACAGCTGGTGAAGCCATAATTGCATATTTTTGTAGCAACAAATATCCAGAATTAGGGCACCAataaacatagaaagaaagagcCAAAAGTTAAATTAACGGTTGTGATTTTCCACCTAGCGTAAGAAAGGGTTCACATAATAAGACAACAAAAAAAGATGCAGAGAACAAGGGATTTCAAAGAGAACTGAGTAGTTCTCTCCCCTGTTCCTCTCGCTAGTATCATGTCAAAGTCTTGAATGTTGCCGCTCTTTACATTTGCTTCCAACTCATTGCCATTTTGCAGACTAATCCTTTCCTCTGAAgaataatctctctctctctctctctctctctctctctctctctctctctctcagtctCTCTGTCTAAACTGCTCCAGCTGACTTGCTTGCTGCTGCATTGTCAGTAGTGCTTGGCTGCTGCTCTTCCTCAGCTGCCGCTCTTCCACTTCCACCTCCATCCACACTTCCGTTGCAATCTTGCCTTAGAGATTTCCCATCTGATTTACCTTTTGGAGAAGCAACTGTTCCATGGTTTATTTTTCCTGACCCATTTTCCGTTTCTTGGGAGGCAGCTGCCTCAACAGTAAGGCTAGTTTCATTACTTGGTGACTGTTGAGGATTTGATGAATTACCCGAACCTGGTGGAGGAAGAAAAACTCCAGTGCCAGGGACAGGAACACGAGGTGGGGGATGCCTTGGAGGAGGAGCTGCTGGCCATCCAGTTGAACCAGGCGGAATGGGAACCGGCGTTGGAAAAGGCATGGGTGGTGTAACTGGGGTAGTCACAAACAGCGGCTGCATGCCATTGGGAGGTGGAATTTGAGGGCGGATGGATGGAGCTGGCAATACACCAGTTGTTGAAACTGGCGCATAGTGCTTTGGCCCCACAGGGTGCCGGATGTGATTGGGAGATCTACTGGGTGGTGGACCCCAGTGAGACGGAGCTGCTGCAGGTGAAGAGTGACGCTGGCCATCACTTGGCATGGATTTTTTAGGTAGGGACTTGGTGAAAGTAACAAGTATGCGTTGTTTGCGGAGGGAAGGAATTGCATGTTTTGCAAAATCTGTGGATTTTCCTTGCATCACAAGCATGGATCTGCattgtcataaaaaaaaaataaataaataaaataaaataaataaacaaaaaacatattGCTTCAAGGATACATAGTGCACTCCTATATTACAGGTTATCTCACATTCATTAATAACTTATGAATCCTGCAGAAGCAAAAAAACTCAGCTGTCTATAAGAAACCTGCAGAACTAAAatactagaattttttttttttattattatttctttttttgcattACGTAGAACCAACCAATTGGGCTTGAATTATTAGTACCAAGGAAAATTTCCTCCTAGCAGCAGGCTGATCAACAATCTTTTAAAGGGTAGCCATCTAGAATTCTAGAAAAGGCTTATTACCTTTCATCGCTAAATTGGAACTTTGCTAGCATAAATTAACTTCAAATGTTAAAACCATAATATATGGGGCTATGGTGCCTGTTAAAGAAAAGAATGGTGCCATACTAAAATACCACTAATTGAAGCAGCAACAAGTGAAGAGTTAGACACATACTGTTAGAAAGAGAGGGATTGAAAATAATTACCCAGGTTTAAGAGAGAGCTTGAGACAGCCCCTATAATCCCCTGGATGGTCTATCGCAAATACCCTCCCAAAGGCCATGTCACATTCTGTCAAGAACAGGACACTAATGGGCCTTCCAAACCATGGTGGCCACATATGGGGCTGTGAATGATCGCCCTACATATAAATCACCCCATAATTCATTTGCTTAGCGCATCATACCAATTgtaaatctaataaaataaattcaattacaaGCAAACCTCGTTATAGAAATCAATAATGCAAGAATCTGGCTTGACAGTCATAACTTGCATGCCAACTAACCGATCGATAACATCTTGAAGCAAGGAAGGGATGGCTTCTATTTTCCTCTCtgccattttttattaaaagaaaaagctcAACAAATGGTTTTTAAAAGTAAAGACATAACCCAATAAAAACTTAAAGAcctaaaaagtcaaacttaataGGTCAAATGATCTTCAAAAAATTGCAACATGCCTTTGGAGGTTCCTGAAGAAATGTCATCTTCAGCAGGAGCATCTGCAATAGGAGGGCCTAATTGAATCATTTCTCTTCCATGTCCCTTCATGGGCCTCTTTGACACCACATATGACTGACCTGCTTCACAACAAAAGAACTAAACTATATAAATAACTTGAATTATTTGCAAATCTGTTCAAGTAATTTGTCTGAAATAACTAATACAGGAGTTGAATATATTTGAGattaattattctatttgtAAAAAACATGACATCACATAAAACACAGTTTGCTAGTAAATTTATAGAAATGCACCCAAAAGAAACAATCTTAAAAGAACAAAAGTAGAATGCAAAACagaagtaaaatttaaaatagaataaaataataagaaatggAACGCCAGTCATAGACCAGGAGGGGAAATTgcaataaaatatacatgtattCATAAACACTACCCAAAACCAATACTAAATATAAGCACAAAATTATGAACACCACCTATTCATAactataatacaaatataaaataacgaAATAATTGAGGGGTAATGTTTCTATTTTTGAGTGATATTTTATTTGAGGACCCTACAAGTTAAAAACGACCAAGTACTTATTTTGCTAACCatttaaaaagaattatttggattcagatttttttttattttgggtgggGATGCAGGTGTTGTCTTTTGGCCAAGTTCAATATGGGGATTTACTCAAGTTAATACGTACAAATAGGTATAAcccaaagaaatataaatattcccACTAGCCATCATAACCACAAAGAAGATTACCTTTAACCCAAAGCTGAAAAGAGATTCAGAGATAAGAGCCTCTAACTCATATTATCTACCCCCAAATTAAAACATGTAAATGAAGATGTAAATATTTTGtgacatgtatgtatatatatatatatatgtgaactGTTTTCTTATGGTGAAAACTATATTGCCCAAAAATAGCTAGAATTGTCTTTCAAAATAGGATCCTAAGAAAAATGCAATTCTATTAAGATTAAAAAGAGAAGGATTCTAGCCACCTCATTGATGACCAAGTCAGATATACTATCAATTACTCTGCAATAATACCAATGacataatatgttttgttaagaGAAGTGTGAGTGTCTTTGACAGTGTATTCCATTTCCACCATGCTGCATGTGTGCATCTGTGTGTCCATGTGCAGTATGGTGGGGATGGAACATGGATCAAAAAGTTATTCTCATTACATGAATCAATCATCAGTCAaacataaataaacaatatGGTGCCAGGTTTGACTGGAAAACTAAAGAAGACCAACTCCAGGCAAATTCATATGGTCCATTATATAAACTTGCCTTGAAACTGTCCTTTCTTCCCTGCAGCCCTCAAATCATTCACCAATGTCAGAAGTTTTGAGACTTTAGCATCGTCAAACAGTTCATCATACAATTTCAGTCCTTCAACCGTATTAACCTGGAAAGCAAAGAAGTCAATCTCAGATTAAAAGctcaaaaagaattaaaatttccCAACAAAAGCTACAAAATAGGAAAAATCCATACAAATCTCAAGAGATAATACACATTAAAGTTGCAAATAGGATACTACCATCTTTCCATCAATCATCTCGTTACCCCAAAAAGTTTTCGGAACAATAGCAAGATTCTGCTTCTCATTCTGATTTTCGATGGAATGTGAATCATTCTCTGATAATATTACAGGAACTGGGTTTAGAAACAGCAGCATATCAGAATttcgaaaaaaaagaaaaaaaatggaaaaaaattgatgCGAGTTACTTCTAAAATTCTACCACGGCATGAGAGCACACAACAGAAAAAGCCATCCATGAAATTAAATGATCACACCATTGCTCACATCACTCAAAGATGGACCTTAGCTTAACAAAAGCATCAATTCTCCTTGCTAGACACTAACTGCAATTATCTTTCAGCTTTCCAAGTATTCCAATTAGTATGCAAACCTTACCCCTCCCAATCAAAACCGCAAAAGAATGGAAGAAATACCAACAAGCATGTACCTTTAGAACTTGGGGTACATTCATCTAGCACCACAGGTTCAGTTTCTGAATTCCCAGATATTGTTCCTTCTGAATTCCCTGAAGTCTTCAAGTTACTATCTTCGAGGGGTTTTGTAGCAACCTCTGTTATAGGAACCAAAAATATCTATCAATACTCAGATCTACAGTaaggaaatttttatttttattttaagtaagAAAACCttctgaaaattttgtttaatttcatgTTCTGCAGAAAAAAAACATACATGCATATATGTGCAGTCTGAATCTGTTTCCTTACTAATTTTCCTTACAATATGGGCCATTTTAGCACCTGGGCAGACTCTAATTTATTCAGTTCTAGACTTCCACattgataaaattaaagaagataATCCATAAGTTTATCCAATACTGGAGCACCATTTGTTGGCAAAGAAAAGGAATGctatcaaattagaaaactgcCCTTAActtcatcaaaattaaaattcaatgaCGCATGAGCAATTAAGAAACCAGCGAAGAGACTTGTCAACGAAATCTCCCAAATTTCAAAAGTGGTATAAACAGATTTGACAGACACAATAATATAAGAAGTATACGACCAAGAAAACCTTCATTAGCACAAATTTGACCTTGAAGACGTATTGTTTTCAAGAACGTTGGCAATACCTCTATCTTCACTGGTCCTATAAAAGTACCATGATATACACCAATCCACTTATTCACTCCCGAGACGCAATACGCCAAATATACTAAGAAAACTAATTTCTCACCTTAATCCAGAAATACCCAGTTAAAGAAGTTTCTGAATGACCAAAatatacaatggaaataattcaGTTTTTCCACTAACagaacaaacaaatatatatgcttctaattatcatttaaaattacaaattcaaTCATCTCCCAAAATGCTAAGCTAAACCAACTACCATTAAAACAAACTCCAAACTAGGtacaaccaaaatttaccatATAGGACTACTCACATTTCTGAAAAACACGCATTTCTAAACCCAAAAATTTCTTACCTTTTTTCTCCTCTGCAGGTACTACTACAACCTTATCATCCAACTTTCCAGCCTCTCCACCACCTGATTTgacttcttcaagtttttcaccCCCTCGCTCTCTTTTCTCCGAAACCACAGTAGCATTCGAAGAATTCCCATCAAAACTTTGAGATTCTACATTAGAATTCGACCCTTCTTTGACAACCTCAAATCTCTGGTTCTGCTTAAACCCACCACCGGATCTCTTATACCCTTCTTTGGGCCCAGTTTTTACTGGATCAGCGAACCTGTGCTGCTGCCTCCTCCACGCAACCTGTTGCAGAGCATACATCACCTCCGCTACGGAGAAGTACTGCTGCATATGAAGAACAGGGTTCCAATTGCACCGCCTCTGCTGAATACATCCAATTACGGCGTCGTACTCGCCGGGCTCACTGACCGATCGCAAATGGTGGCAAAGGGAATCGATAATCGCATTGGCAGCGGCGAATTCACCGCGTAGCCAAGAGATAAACCCGTCTCGCTCGTCGGGGAACCACTGTCGGTGGTGGTGGATCTCGCCGCCGGCAGTTCCGGCGGCACCAGGGCCGGTAGGAAACTGCATTTTGTCCGGTAATACCACATTTCCCGATGGCATTGCCATGAGAACCCACTAACCCAGGAAATTCGCAACTATCACTTATAAAGCATTACTCAGCCTGTTTCAGatcccaaaaaagaaagaagaccaGATAATTTTCTAAAGTTCAATAACCAAATTCAAACAGATCCCAGAAAATTATACACCGAATacgatccaaaaaaaaaaaaaaacaaattttagaaaCAGCTCAATTCATCAAAATTACACCAACCCAAATGATATTTAgcagaataattaaaaaaaaaatgcaaaatctcTTAATGGGTTATCCCTTAAATTGTTCAAATTTTCGCCAACGATCAAAGAGAAAGGAAGAAACTTTTTGAAGTGGGAATTCAAAGTGGGTGTTGTGAAAGAAAAATGGTCCAGATCTGGAATGGAGTTCGTGGAAAATAGGAAGAGAGCTGAAAAAGGTACGCGTGTGTATTGTGAAAGAGAGAGTGGGAGTAGGGGCAGAGTTACAGTAGCGTAAAGAAGGGGTTTGTTGTTGTTGAATACTGAATAGAAAGTGTTTTAAGATCTAGGGTTTGGGTTTCGGTAAAAATATGGACTTTGTGCGCGTGTGCGTTTGTATGGGAAGTGAAGGTTTGGAagtgaagaagaaaacaaagaaaatggcTTATTCGCCACGCATGCGTTTGTGTTTTGGGTCGGTCTTAAATGGTGGCTGagaccctctctctctctctttctctctctctctgtttcaaAGTTTCAGCCCAAGTGTGGAAGGGACCAGGAGGGAATATTCTTAAATACAGGTTATTTgggtaattttatatttcttttataaatattaattctattttagaacaaaatttgtttttaaggtttttaaaaagtttcttgaaTCTGCAGGAGAATTAGGATTTTAAAAAGCTTATTAGGTGCTGTGGATAACTTACCTGAGTTAGTTTAAACTTCTAAATTGTtagttttttccaaaaaaaattaatgcattTTTATCCCCACAGCTATGTTTGATTTTCTTAATATGTTTTCattattgcataaaaaaaagaagatatattTATTACTAAAACTTTGCTTATTACATAATTgatttgtttaataaatttaatcttGAATTAGGTATTTCCTTTCTATATCACCAACGTTACATATTCTTagttttaaatagtaaaattacgGTGTTCTTAAACAATGTTTGTAAATTCAAATCTTTATATTCTATTTATCAAAAACAAccattaaaaaaaccaaaggcATTTCAATTCTcatatttgtgaaatttttaagatatttaaactttatatatatagttttttttttttatagtatgaATATCTATCTATTTTTAACTTTCAGATACATATTAAAATGATAGTTTAAAAGTTATTATCAATGTACTGCTTATAAATTtatagtttattaaaaaaaatttatctttatgtcgatgtttataatttaaaatttacaaatatcagcataataattaaacatccaaatTTTACAACTTTAAAAATTAGATACTATTGTTTTCAGATCTTAAGTTAAG is a genomic window containing:
- the LOC107405480 gene encoding RNA demethylase ALKBH10B isoform X3, with amino-acid sequence MAMPSGNVVLPDKMQFPTGPGAAGTAGGEIHHHRQWFPDERDGFISWLRGEFAAANAIIDSLCHHLRSVSEPGEYDAVIGCIQQRRCNWNPVLHMQQYFSVAEVMYALQQVAWRRQQHRFADPVKTGPKEGYKRSGGGFKQNQRFEVVKEGSNSNVESQSFDGNSSNATVVSEKRERGGEKLEEVKSGGGEAGKLDDKVVVVPAEEKKEVATKPLEDSNLKTSGNSEGTISGNSETEPVVLDECTPSSKENDSHSIENQNEKQNLAIVPKTFWGNEMIDGKMVNTVEGLKLYDELFDDAKVSKLLTLVNDLRAAGKKGQFQAGQSYVVSKRPMKGHGREMIQLGPPIADAPAEDDISSGTSKERKIEAIPSLLQDVIDRLVGMQVMTVKPDSCIIDFYNEGDHSQPHMWPPWFGRPISVLFLTECDMAFGRVFAIDHPGDYRGCLKLSLKPGSMLVMQGKSTDFAKHAIPSLRKQRILVTFTKSLPKKSMPSDGQRHSSPAAAPSHWGPPPSRSPNHIRHPVGPKHYAPVSTTGVLPAPSIRPQIPPPNGMQPLFVTTPVTPPMPFPTPVPIPPGSTGWPAAPPPRHPPPRVPVPGTGVFLPPPGSGNSSNPQQSPSNETSLTVEAAASQETENGSGKINHGTVASPKGKSDGKSLRQDCNGSVDGGGSGRAAAEEEQQPSTTDNAAASKSAGAV
- the LOC107405480 gene encoding RNA demethylase ALKBH10B isoform X1 gives rise to the protein MAMPSGNVVLPDKMQFPTGPGAAGTAGGEIHHHRQWFPDERDGFISWLRGEFAAANAIIDSLCHHLRSVSEPGEYDAVIGCIQQRRCNWNPVLHMQQYFSVAEVMYALQQVAWRRQQHRFADPVKTGPKEGYKRSGGGFKQNQRFEVVKEGSNSNVESQSFDGNSSNATVVSEKRERGGEKLEEVKSGGGEAGKLDDKVVVVPAEEKKEVATKPLEDSNLKTSGNSEGTISGNSETEPVVLDECTPSSKVPVILSENDSHSIENQNEKQNLAIVPKTFWGNEMIDGKMVNTVEGLKLYDELFDDAKVSKLLTLVNDLRAAGKKGQFQAGQSYVVSKRPMKGHGREMIQLGPPIADAPAEDDISSGTSKERKIEAIPSLLQDVIDRLVGMQVMTVKPDSCIIDFYNEGDHSQPHMWPPWFGRPISVLFLTECDMAFGRVFAIDHPGDYRGCLKLSLKPGSMLVMQGKSTDFAKHAIPSLRKQRILVTFTKSLPKKSMPSDGQRHSSPAAAPSHWGPPPSRSPNHIRHPVGPKHYAPVSTTGVLPAPSIRPQIPPPNGMQPLFVTTPVTPPMPFPTPVPIPPGSTGWPAAPPPRHPPPRVPVPGTGVFLPPPGSGNSSNPQQSPSNETSLTVEAAASQETENGSGKINHGTVASPKGKSDGKSLRQDCNGSVDGGGSGRAAAEEEQQPSTTDNAAASKSAGAV
- the LOC107405480 gene encoding RNA demethylase ALKBH10B isoform X4 is translated as MAMPSGNVVLPDKMQFPTGPGAAGTAGGEIHHHRQWFPDERDGFISWLRGEFAAANAIIDSLCHHLRSVSEPGEYDAVIGCIQQRRCNWNPVLHMQQYFSVAEVMYALQQVAWRRQQHRFADPVKTGPKEGYKRSGGGFKQNQRFEVVKEGSNSNVESQSFDGNSSNATVVSEKRERGGEKLEEVKSGGGEAGKLDDKVVVVPAEEKKEVATKPLEDSNLKTSGNSEGTISGNSETEPVVLDECTPSSKENDSHSIENQNEKQNLAIVPKTFWGNEMIDGKMVNTVEGLKLYDELFDDAKVSKLLTLVNDLRAAGKKGQFQGQSYVVSKRPMKGHGREMIQLGPPIADAPAEDDISSGTSKERKIEAIPSLLQDVIDRLVGMQVMTVKPDSCIIDFYNEGDHSQPHMWPPWFGRPISVLFLTECDMAFGRVFAIDHPGDYRGCLKLSLKPGSMLVMQGKSTDFAKHAIPSLRKQRILVTFTKSLPKKSMPSDGQRHSSPAAAPSHWGPPPSRSPNHIRHPVGPKHYAPVSTTGVLPAPSIRPQIPPPNGMQPLFVTTPVTPPMPFPTPVPIPPGSTGWPAAPPPRHPPPRVPVPGTGVFLPPPGSGNSSNPQQSPSNETSLTVEAAASQETENGSGKINHGTVASPKGKSDGKSLRQDCNGSVDGGGSGRAAAEEEQQPSTTDNAAASKSAGAV
- the LOC107405480 gene encoding RNA demethylase ALKBH10B isoform X2, translated to MAMPSGNVVLPDKMQFPTGPGAAGTAGGEIHHHRQWFPDERDGFISWLRGEFAAANAIIDSLCHHLRSVSEPGEYDAVIGCIQQRRCNWNPVLHMQQYFSVAEVMYALQQVAWRRQQHRFADPVKTGPKEGYKRSGGGFKQNQRFEVVKEGSNSNVESQSFDGNSSNATVVSEKRERGGEKLEEVKSGGGEAGKLDDKVVVVPAEEKKEVATKPLEDSNLKTSGNSEGTISGNSETEPVVLDECTPSSKVPVILSENDSHSIENQNEKQNLAIVPKTFWGNEMIDGKMVNTVEGLKLYDELFDDAKVSKLLTLVNDLRAAGKKGQFQGQSYVVSKRPMKGHGREMIQLGPPIADAPAEDDISSGTSKERKIEAIPSLLQDVIDRLVGMQVMTVKPDSCIIDFYNEGDHSQPHMWPPWFGRPISVLFLTECDMAFGRVFAIDHPGDYRGCLKLSLKPGSMLVMQGKSTDFAKHAIPSLRKQRILVTFTKSLPKKSMPSDGQRHSSPAAAPSHWGPPPSRSPNHIRHPVGPKHYAPVSTTGVLPAPSIRPQIPPPNGMQPLFVTTPVTPPMPFPTPVPIPPGSTGWPAAPPPRHPPPRVPVPGTGVFLPPPGSGNSSNPQQSPSNETSLTVEAAASQETENGSGKINHGTVASPKGKSDGKSLRQDCNGSVDGGGSGRAAAEEEQQPSTTDNAAASKSAGAV